A stretch of the Fusobacterium varium genome encodes the following:
- a CDS encoding methylaspartate mutase E chain produces the protein MKLRFKKWTEEEFFEMREEVLKGWPTGKEVNLEEAVAYHKALPESKSFSKKLVDAKNAGITLAQPRAGVALIEQHIELLDYLDKVGGADLLPSTIDSYTRQNKYENCEKGIEESKKAGRSLLNGFPGVNHGVTGCRQVVEAIDLPLQMRHGTPDARLLSEIMIAAGYTSDEGGGISYNVPYAKSVSLEKTLIDWQYVDRLVGWYEEHGVSINREPFGPLTGTLVPPSMSNAVGILEGLLAAEQGVKNITLGYGQCGNLIQDVAAIRALTEQGEEYFKEYGYNDIDLTTVFHQWMGGFPEDEAKAFGVISNGASAAALAGATKVIVKTPHEAIGVPTKEANAMGIKATKMVLNLLKGQQLSMSPELAKEIEIIKAETKCILNKVLELGEGDWAVGVVKAFEQGVLDVPFAPSKYNAGKMMPARDNVGKVRYLAVGNVPLSKELVDFNLAQLEERAKFEGRAVGFQMTVDDIFAVGKGTLIGRPETEHMKNN, from the coding sequence ATGAAACTTAGATTTAAGAAATGGACTGAAGAAGAGTTCTTCGAAATGAGAGAAGAAGTTTTAAAAGGATGGCCTACAGGTAAAGAAGTGAACTTAGAAGAAGCTGTGGCTTATCATAAAGCGTTACCAGAATCAAAAAGCTTCTCTAAAAAATTAGTAGATGCTAAAAATGCAGGAATTACTCTAGCTCAACCTAGAGCAGGGGTTGCTTTAATAGAACAACATATAGAATTATTAGACTACTTAGACAAAGTTGGAGGAGCAGATTTACTTCCATCAACTATTGACTCTTATACAAGACAAAATAAATATGAAAATTGTGAAAAAGGAATAGAAGAATCTAAAAAAGCTGGAAGATCACTTCTTAATGGATTCCCAGGTGTAAACCATGGAGTTACTGGATGTAGACAAGTTGTTGAAGCTATTGATTTACCTCTACAAATGAGACATGGAACTCCAGATGCAAGATTACTTTCTGAAATCATGATTGCAGCAGGATATACTTCTGATGAGGGTGGAGGAATCAGTTATAACGTTCCTTATGCTAAATCAGTTTCTCTAGAAAAAACATTAATTGACTGGCAATATGTTGACAGACTAGTTGGATGGTATGAAGAGCATGGAGTATCAATTAACAGAGAACCATTTGGACCATTAACTGGTACATTAGTTCCACCATCAATGTCAAATGCTGTTGGAATTCTTGAAGGATTACTAGCTGCTGAACAAGGAGTTAAAAATATTACTTTAGGATATGGACAATGTGGAAACTTAATCCAAGACGTTGCTGCTATTAGAGCATTAACTGAGCAAGGAGAAGAGTATTTCAAAGAATATGGATATAATGATATTGATTTAACAACTGTATTCCATCAATGGATGGGAGGATTCCCAGAAGATGAAGCTAAAGCATTTGGAGTTATTTCTAATGGTGCTTCTGCTGCTGCTCTTGCTGGAGCTACAAAAGTTATTGTTAAAACTCCTCATGAGGCAATTGGAGTTCCTACAAAAGAAGCTAATGCAATGGGAATTAAAGCTACAAAAATGGTTCTTAATCTTCTTAAAGGACAACAATTATCAATGTCTCCAGAATTAGCAAAAGAAATTGAAATTATTAAAGCTGAAACTAAATGTATTTTAAATAAAGTATTAGAATTAGGAGAAGGAGACTGGGCTGTTGGTGTAGTTAAAGCTTTCGAACAAGGTGTACTAGACGTTCCATTCGCTCCATCTAAATACAATGCAGGTAAAATGATGCCAGCTAGAGACAACGTAGGTAAAGTAAGATACCTAGCTGTTGGAAATGTTCCATTAAGTAAAGAGTTAGTAGACTTTAACTTAGCTCAATTAGAAGAAAGAGCTAAATTTGAAGGAAGAGCAGTTGGATTCCAAATGACTGTTGATGATATATTTGCAGTAGGAAAAGGAACACTTATTGGAAGACCTGAAACTGAGCATATGAAAAACAATTAA
- a CDS encoding methylaspartate mutase — MEKNGKKVVIGVIGSDCHAVGNKIIHHVLESNGFEVVNIGVLSPQADFINAAVETSADAIIVSSLYGHGELDCQGMREKCKEAGLNDIILYVGGNIVVGKQVWEEVEKRFKDMGFDRVYRPGTPIEDTTEDLKKDLGIA; from the coding sequence ATGGAAAAAAATGGAAAAAAAGTTGTAATTGGAGTTATTGGATCAGACTGTCATGCAGTTGGAAACAAAATTATTCATCACGTTTTAGAGTCTAATGGATTTGAAGTAGTAAACATTGGAGTTTTATCACCACAAGCTGACTTTATCAACGCAGCTGTTGAAACTAGTGCTGATGCTATAATAGTTTCTTCTTTATATGGGCATGGGGAACTAGATTGTCAAGGAATGAGAGAAAAATGTAAAGAAGCAGGACTTAATGACATCATCCTTTATGTAGGTGGAAACATTGTTGTTGGAAAACAAGTTTGGGAAGAAGTAGAAAAAAGATTTAAAGATATGGGATTTGATAGAGTTTACAGACCAGGAACTCCTATCGAAGATACAACAGAAGATTTAAAGAAAGATTTAGGAATTGCTTAA
- the rimP gene encoding ribosome maturation protein RimP, whose amino-acid sequence MEKNNKENILKKIETIVTPVINEMKLSLVDIEYLQDGGYWYVRIYVENLEGDITLEDCAAISNKIDEDIDKLIEQRFFLEVSSPGIERPLKKIEDYIRFKGEKAKLSLKHKVDEKKNFEGIIADCKDGIIHLEVEDEKIMEIPFSEVRKANLVYEFEEF is encoded by the coding sequence ATGGAAAAAAATAACAAGGAAAATATTTTGAAAAAAATTGAAACCATTGTTACACCAGTAATAAATGAAATGAAATTATCGCTTGTTGATATTGAATACCTTCAAGATGGAGGTTATTGGTATGTGAGAATATATGTCGAAAATCTGGAAGGTGATATAACTCTTGAAGATTGCGCAGCTATCAGCAATAAAATAGATGAAGACATAGATAAACTCATTGAACAAAGATTCTTTTTAGAAGTATCTTCTCCAGGGATTGAAAGACCTCTGAAAAAAATAGAAGACTATATCAGATTCAAAGGAGAAAAAGCCAAACTAAGTCTTAAACATAAAGTTGATGAAAAGAAAAACTTTGAAGGAATAATTGCAGACTGTAAAGATGGTATTATACATTTAGAAGTAGAAGATGAAAAAATAATGGAAATTCCCTTTTCAGAAGTAAGAAAAGCCAATCTTGTTTATGAATTTGAAGAATTTTAA
- the nusA gene encoding transcription termination factor NusA has translation MKSKDAKVFLEALDELEREKGISKENLLLTVEQALLAAYKKNHGEEENVEVEINRETGDVKLYEVKTVVETEDLYDAAIEISLDDAQEIKKRAKVGDIVRIEINCEEFRRNAIQNGKQIVIQKVREAERQYIYDRFKGKENDIINGIIRRIDEKKNIFVEFDGIEAILPTTEQSPADTYRVGERLKVFLAEVEKTNKFPKIVISRKHEGLLKKLFELEIPEITSGLIEIKAVAREAGSRAKVAVYSADPNIDTVGACIGQKGLRIKNIVNELNGEKIDIVIWKESVEEFVSAVLSPAKVKSVEVIEAENTARVIVDNSQLSLAIGKNGQNARLAAKLTGMRVDIKTENSSKDDSLEGEQSE, from the coding sequence ATGAAGAGTAAAGACGCTAAAGTTTTTTTAGAAGCCCTAGATGAATTAGAAAGAGAAAAAGGAATAAGCAAAGAAAATCTTCTTTTGACTGTTGAACAAGCTCTTTTGGCAGCTTACAAAAAAAATCATGGTGAAGAGGAAAATGTAGAAGTTGAAATCAACAGAGAAACTGGTGATGTAAAACTTTATGAGGTTAAAACTGTTGTAGAAACTGAAGACCTTTATGATGCTGCTATTGAAATTTCTCTTGATGATGCTCAAGAAATTAAAAAGAGAGCTAAAGTTGGTGACATTGTAAGAATAGAAATCAATTGTGAAGAATTCAGAAGAAACGCTATTCAAAATGGAAAACAAATTGTTATCCAAAAAGTAAGGGAAGCTGAAAGACAATATATTTATGACAGATTTAAAGGAAAAGAAAATGATATTATTAATGGTATCATAAGAAGAATTGATGAAAAGAAAAATATTTTTGTTGAATTTGATGGTATAGAAGCTATTCTTCCAACAACTGAACAATCACCAGCAGATACTTACAGAGTAGGAGAAAGACTTAAAGTATTCCTTGCAGAAGTTGAAAAAACCAATAAATTCCCTAAAATAGTTATATCTAGAAAACATGAAGGATTATTAAAAAAATTATTTGAACTTGAAATACCAGAAATCACATCTGGATTGATAGAAATTAAAGCAGTTGCAAGAGAAGCTGGTTCTAGAGCTAAAGTTGCTGTATATTCAGCTGATCCTAATATTGATACTGTTGGGGCATGTATAGGACAAAAAGGTCTTAGAATAAAAAATATTGTCAATGAACTAAACGGCGAAAAAATAGATATTGTCATCTGGAAAGAATCTGTTGAAGAATTTGTTTCAGCAGTATTAAGTCCAGCTAAAGTAAAAAGTGTTGAAGTTATTGAGGCTGAAAATACAGCAAGAGTTATTGTTGATAATTCACAATTATCTCTAGCTATTGGTAAAAATGGTCAAAATGCTAGACTTGCTGCCAAATTAACTGGCATGAGAGTTGATATAAAAACTGAAAATAGTTCTAAGGATGATTCTTTAGAAGGAGAACAAAGTGAGTAA
- the infB gene encoding translation initiation factor IF-2, translating into MKVRVHELAKKYDMGNKEFLNLLKDDIKITVSSHLSGLAEEDVKKIDKYFKNINNKEEVIVKPEKTTSNGKGDSLNKKVVEVETDDDIFEEEGLGNGKKSQQIKIGKDKKNWKGAKPASGEKSNEDEKSKKNKKKKGRRTDFVMKTVENTGSETIEEDGVKIIKVRGEITLGDFASRLGVGSAEIIKKLFLKGQMLTINSPISMEMAEEIAMDYDALVEKEEEVELEFGEKFALELEDKDEDLVERPPVITIMGHVDHGKTSLLDAIRASNVVSGEDGGITQKIGAYQVIKSGKKITFVDTPGHEAFTDMRARGAQVTDIAILVVAADDGVMPQTIEALSHAKAANVPIIVAVNKIDKPEANPQKVKQELMEHGLVSIEWGGDTEFVEVSAKKQLNLDTLLDTILITAEILELKANPKKRAKGVVLESKLDPKVGPIADILVQEGTLKIGDVIVAGEVYGKVRALINDRGERVEKVELSQPAEIIGFNQVPQAGDTMYVIQNEQHAKRIVEEVAKERKLSETSKKTISLESLSEQFDHENLKELNLVLRADSRGSVEALRESLMKLSTNEVAVNIIQAASGAITESDVKLAEVSNAIIIGFHVRPTTKAIKEADLNGVEIRTSNIIYHITEDIEKALTGMLEPEFKEIYLGRIEIKKVFKVSKVGNIAGCVVVDGKVKNDSNIRILRDGIVMYEGKLSSLKRYKDDAKEVVAGQECGLGVENFNDIKEGDIVEAFEIQEIKRTLK; encoded by the coding sequence ATGAAAGTAAGAGTACATGAATTAGCTAAAAAATATGATATGGGAAATAAAGAATTTTTAAATCTTTTAAAGGATGATATTAAAATTACAGTTTCTTCTCATCTCTCTGGTTTAGCTGAAGAAGATGTGAAAAAAATAGATAAATATTTTAAAAATATAAATAATAAAGAAGAAGTAATTGTGAAGCCTGAAAAAACGACTTCAAATGGAAAAGGAGATAGTTTGAATAAAAAGGTTGTAGAAGTAGAAACAGATGATGATATATTTGAAGAAGAAGGATTAGGTAATGGTAAAAAATCTCAGCAAATAAAAATTGGAAAAGATAAGAAAAACTGGAAGGGAGCTAAACCAGCTTCTGGAGAAAAATCTAATGAAGATGAAAAATCTAAAAAAAATAAAAAGAAAAAAGGAAGAAGAACTGACTTTGTTATGAAAACAGTTGAGAATACTGGTTCTGAAACTATTGAAGAGGATGGAGTAAAAATAATTAAAGTAAGAGGAGAAATCACTTTAGGTGATTTTGCATCAAGACTTGGTGTAGGAAGTGCTGAAATAATAAAAAAACTTTTCCTTAAGGGACAAATGCTTACTATCAACAGTCCCATATCAATGGAAATGGCTGAAGAAATAGCTATGGATTATGATGCATTAGTTGAAAAGGAAGAAGAAGTAGAATTAGAATTTGGAGAAAAATTTGCTCTTGAACTTGAAGATAAAGATGAAGATCTTGTTGAAAGACCACCTGTAATAACTATCATGGGACACGTTGACCATGGTAAAACATCATTACTAGACGCCATTAGAGCAAGTAATGTAGTATCTGGAGAAGATGGTGGAATCACTCAAAAAATTGGTGCTTATCAAGTTATCAAGAGTGGTAAAAAAATCACTTTTGTTGATACTCCTGGACATGAAGCTTTTACTGATATGAGAGCCAGAGGAGCACAAGTTACTGATATTGCTATATTAGTTGTTGCTGCAGATGATGGAGTTATGCCGCAAACAATTGAAGCTCTATCACATGCAAAAGCTGCTAATGTTCCTATTATTGTTGCAGTTAATAAAATTGATAAACCAGAGGCTAATCCTCAAAAAGTAAAACAAGAACTCATGGAACATGGACTTGTTTCTATTGAATGGGGAGGAGATACTGAATTTGTTGAAGTATCTGCTAAAAAACAATTAAATCTTGATACATTGCTTGATACTATACTTATCACAGCTGAAATTCTTGAACTTAAAGCTAACCCTAAAAAAAGAGCTAAGGGAGTTGTTCTTGAATCAAAACTTGACCCTAAAGTTGGGCCTATTGCGGATATACTTGTTCAAGAAGGTACATTAAAAATAGGTGATGTCATAGTTGCTGGAGAAGTTTATGGTAAAGTAAGAGCATTAATTAATGATAGAGGAGAAAGAGTAGAAAAAGTAGAGCTTTCACAGCCAGCTGAAATTATTGGATTCAATCAAGTTCCTCAAGCTGGAGATACTATGTATGTTATTCAAAATGAACAACATGCAAAAAGAATTGTTGAAGAAGTTGCTAAAGAAAGAAAACTTTCTGAAACAAGTAAAAAAACTATTTCACTTGAATCATTATCAGAGCAATTTGATCATGAAAATCTTAAAGAACTTAACCTTGTATTAAGAGCAGATTCAAGAGGTTCTGTAGAAGCATTAAGAGAATCATTAATGAAACTTTCTACTAATGAAGTAGCTGTTAATATTATCCAAGCTGCCTCTGGAGCTATCACAGAAAGTGATGTTAAACTTGCTGAAGTTTCAAATGCTATTATAATAGGTTTCCACGTAAGACCTACTACAAAAGCTATAAAAGAAGCTGATCTCAATGGTGTAGAAATAAGAACTTCAAATATAATCTATCATATTACTGAAGATATAGAAAAAGCCTTAACTGGTATGCTTGAACCTGAATTTAAAGAAATATACCTAGGAAGAATTGAAATCAAAAAAGTATTTAAAGTTTCTAAAGTTGGAAATATAGCTGGATGTGTTGTTGTTGATGGAAAAGTTAAAAATGATTCAAACATCAGAATATTAAGAGATGGAATAGTTATGTATGAAGGAAAACTTTCTTCATTGAAAAGATATAAAGATGATGCTAAAGAAGTAGTTGCTGGACAAGAATGCGGACTTGGAGTAGAGAATTTCAATGATATCAAAGAAGGCGATATTGTTGAAGCATTTGAAATTCAAGAAATTAAAAGAACTCTGAAATAA
- the rbfA gene encoding ribosome-binding factor A translates to MKRQRLAGIEKEMARVISQALLEEVKNPKIKGIVSVTSVHVTEDLKFADVFFSIMGQENINADEVLEGLNQIKGFLRKRVAEEIEIRYIPEIRVKIDDSIEHAVKISKLLNDLKR, encoded by the coding sequence ATGAAAAGACAAAGATTGGCAGGAATAGAAAAAGAAATGGCTAGAGTTATATCTCAAGCTCTTCTTGAAGAAGTAAAAAATCCAAAAATAAAAGGTATTGTATCAGTTACAAGTGTACATGTTACTGAAGATTTAAAATTTGCAGATGTATTTTTCAGTATAATGGGTCAAGAAAATATAAATGCTGATGAAGTATTGGAAGGATTAAATCAAATCAAAGGATTTTTAAGAAAAAGAGTAGCTGAAGAAATCGAAATCAGATATATTCCAGAAATAAGAGTTAAAATAGATGACTCTATTGAACATGCAGTAAAAATATCAAAACTTTTAAATGATTTAAAAAGGTAG
- a CDS encoding exonuclease RecJ gives MHWEYSSLPQTLIDTKAAQWKKNRLLTTLLLNRGFEDGKKADEFISPKISDFRDPFKFEKMEKVVDKILEKREKKEKVFIYGDYDVDGITAAVFLVLVFRNIGIEVDYYIPNRMEEGYGLDKKTIDFINTENGKLVITVDTGVNSIEDVKYAESLGIDVIVTDHHKSIKEEEDDHLLLLNPKLSDTYEFKYLSGAGVALKVAQGVYQKLKIDIKDLYQYMDIVMIGTVADVVPMTDENRIIIKQGLRALKKTKVKGLMYLLKYLKFQNKTINTTDVSYFISPLINSLGRIGVSKMGADFFLKEDDFEIYNIIEEMKKSNKKRRELEKNIYDEANQEIAKIGIKNLKCIFLSSEKWHPGVIGVVSSRLSVKYNIPVTLVAFKDEIGKASCRSIKGISVFNIFQKMGKKLVRFGGHDLAAGFIVKAENLEEVKNIFEASIENIKIEKEKKSLKIDAEYSIENIDEDMFETMESISPYGLENPHPLFIDRELSFENIKKFGVDERHFNGIIRKNGKNYHMVAFDLGHKINEIEAKIQKFDIVYYPEKTLYRGEEIFQIRIKDIKIKDDFYEIFTK, from the coding sequence ATGCATTGGGAATATAGTTCGCTACCTCAGACTCTTATTGATACTAAGGCTGCTCAATGGAAGAAGAATAGATTACTTACTACCTTACTACTCAATAGAGGCTTTGAAGATGGAAAAAAAGCAGATGAATTTATAAGCCCAAAAATTTCTGATTTTAGAGACCCTTTTAAATTTGAAAAAATGGAAAAAGTAGTAGATAAAATTTTAGAAAAAAGAGAAAAAAAGGAAAAAGTTTTTATTTATGGAGATTATGACGTTGATGGAATCACAGCAGCTGTATTTCTTGTTCTAGTCTTCAGAAACATTGGAATAGAAGTAGACTATTACATTCCTAACCGAATGGAAGAAGGCTATGGGCTGGATAAAAAAACCATTGACTTTATTAACACAGAAAATGGAAAGCTGGTTATCACTGTTGATACTGGTGTCAATTCTATAGAAGATGTAAAATATGCAGAGAGTTTAGGGATAGATGTGATAGTTACTGATCATCACAAAAGTATAAAAGAGGAGGAAGATGATCATCTCCTTCTCTTAAATCCCAAATTAAGTGATACTTATGAGTTTAAATATCTATCTGGTGCTGGAGTTGCTTTAAAAGTAGCTCAAGGTGTATATCAAAAATTAAAAATTGATATAAAAGATTTATATCAATATATGGATATAGTAATGATTGGAACTGTTGCTGATGTCGTTCCTATGACTGATGAAAATAGGATAATAATAAAACAAGGTCTTCGAGCTTTGAAAAAAACTAAAGTAAAAGGGCTTATGTATCTTTTGAAATATCTTAAATTTCAAAATAAGACTATAAATACAACTGATGTAAGTTATTTCATATCTCCTCTAATTAATTCTCTTGGAAGAATAGGTGTTTCTAAAATGGGAGCTGATTTTTTCTTAAAAGAGGATGACTTTGAAATATATAATATAATAGAGGAAATGAAAAAATCAAATAAGAAAAGAAGAGAGCTTGAAAAAAATATATATGATGAAGCCAACCAGGAAATTGCAAAAATAGGAATAAAAAATCTTAAATGTATATTTTTAAGTTCTGAAAAGTGGCATCCTGGAGTTATTGGTGTTGTATCTTCAAGATTAAGTGTTAAGTATAATATACCTGTAACACTTGTTGCCTTCAAAGATGAAATTGGAAAAGCATCTTGCAGAAGTATAAAAGGAATAAGTGTTTTCAATATATTTCAGAAAATGGGTAAAAAACTTGTCAGATTTGGTGGTCATGACCTTGCTGCTGGCTTTATAGTAAAAGCTGAAAACCTTGAAGAAGTAAAAAATATTTTTGAAGCAAGTATAGAAAATATAAAAATAGAGAAAGAAAAAAAGAGTTTGAAAATAGATGCAGAATATTCTATTGAAAACATTGATGAAGATATGTTTGAAACTATGGAAAGTATATCTCCATATGGACTTGAAAATCCACATCCTTTATTTATTGATAGAGAACTTTCTTTTGAAAATATCAAAAAATTTGGTGTAGATGAAAGACACTTTAATGGAATAATAAGAAAAAATGGAAAAAATTACCATATGGTAGCATTTGATTTAGGTCATAAAATAAATGAAATAGAAGCTAAAATTCAAAAGTTTGATATTGTTTATTATCCTGAAAAAACTCTATATAGAGGAGAAGAAATTTTCCAGATAAGGATAAAAGATATTAAAATAAAAGATGATTTTTATGAAATTTTTACTAAATAG
- the tig gene encoding trigger factor gives MKHEIKKLENSAVEIKISLTAEEVNPIKNEVLAELASKAEVPGFRKGKAPLDKVEAQFKDALKEEVTEKVLHKYYEEVVKAENIMPISYIHSLVTNLTDTFDLTFKVDIYPTVELGEYKGLEAEKETFEMKEEILNKELEIMVNSKSKLEDTEAGHKAEMGDTVDLAFEGFVDGVPFEGGKSESHTLKLGSKMFIDNFEDQLVGYTAGQEGEINVTFPEQYHAADLAGKPAVFKVKINAIKKLVVPELNEELAKELGFESIEDLKAKKTEEIKAREEARIKNEYIGKLLDKVAANSKVEVPFSMVATEVKNRISEMENQLSAQGIGMDMYLQMTGMDRAKLENQIAPMAAGKVKVDLILEAIAKAENLEVSEEEITAKMTEVARYYGMDLAKLEEELKAHNNYDNFKYTLKGECMMQKAIDLLVETAK, from the coding sequence ATGAAACACGAAATCAAAAAATTAGAAAACTCAGCAGTAGAAATTAAAATTTCTCTTACTGCTGAAGAAGTAAATCCTATCAAAAATGAGGTATTAGCAGAACTTGCAAGCAAAGCTGAAGTTCCTGGATTTAGAAAAGGAAAAGCTCCTCTAGACAAAGTTGAAGCTCAATTCAAAGATGCTTTAAAAGAGGAAGTTACTGAGAAAGTTTTACATAAATATTATGAAGAAGTGGTAAAAGCTGAAAACATCATGCCTATCAGTTATATTCATAGTTTAGTAACTAACCTTACTGATACTTTTGATCTTACTTTCAAAGTTGACATATATCCAACTGTTGAATTAGGAGAATACAAAGGATTAGAAGCTGAAAAAGAAACTTTTGAAATGAAAGAAGAAATTTTAAATAAAGAACTTGAAATTATGGTAAACAGTAAATCTAAATTAGAAGATACTGAAGCTGGACATAAAGCTGAAATGGGGGATACTGTTGATCTTGCTTTTGAAGGTTTTGTAGATGGAGTTCCTTTTGAAGGAGGAAAATCTGAGTCTCATACTTTAAAATTAGGTTCTAAAATGTTTATTGATAATTTTGAGGATCAATTAGTTGGTTATACAGCTGGTCAAGAAGGAGAAATTAATGTAACTTTCCCTGAGCAATATCATGCTGCTGATCTTGCTGGAAAACCTGCTGTTTTCAAGGTTAAAATCAACGCTATCAAAAAACTTGTTGTTCCTGAATTAAATGAAGAATTAGCTAAAGAATTAGGATTTGAATCTATTGAAGATCTTAAAGCTAAAAAAACTGAAGAAATTAAGGCTAGAGAAGAAGCTAGAATAAAAAATGAGTACATTGGTAAATTATTAGATAAAGTTGCTGCTAATTCTAAAGTAGAAGTTCCTTTCTCAATGGTAGCTACTGAAGTTAAAAATAGAATTTCTGAAATGGAAAATCAACTTTCAGCTCAAGGTATTGGAATGGATATGTACCTACAAATGACTGGAATGGATAGAGCTAAATTAGAAAACCAAATTGCACCTATGGCTGCTGGAAAAGTAAAAGTTGATCTTATACTTGAAGCTATAGCTAAAGCTGAAAACTTAGAAGTTTCTGAAGAGGAAATTACTGCTAAAATGACTGAAGTTGCTAGATACTATGGAATGGATCTTGCTAAATTAGAAGAAGAATTAAAAGCTCATAATAACTATGATAATTTTAAATATACATTAAAAGGTGAATGTATGATGCAAAAAGCAATTGATCTTTTAGTTGAAACTGCAAAATAA